A genome region from Polypterus senegalus isolate Bchr_013 chromosome 7, ASM1683550v1, whole genome shotgun sequence includes the following:
- the LOC120532174 gene encoding uncharacterized protein LOC120532174 isoform X1: MMKKQQSCKQMKSHIGSMKPPESTYSAKKSTLTINNHKVLDNKNTSESEVIPDSRGIQSPPLKQPAWELNKDSLEEDQAEEEQIEQSVLSLQKIPVLDEKNESPLKESSQQQELCEESKINKAFPQLQLTGLPHHETDPRLHSEHLELETVTVKNPKTSSLQVERDRTLHISDQNVLGVLSAFTDNYIPGFGEEIPNRNLGYQRQTSVNGVTKCPVQPCRSRMDPLFTAPRMLLYSTDLSPVVTLRDSRGTRHTSWTEPENQDSKNSLIKALIPVQARVCGRLTHGNKYIN, translated from the exons atgatgaaaaaacaacaaagttgtAAACAGATGAAATCCCATATTGGATCAATGAAGCCTCCAGAAAGCACATATTCAGCAAAAAAAAGCACTTTGACCATCAATAACCATAAAGTTTTGGACAATAAAAATACTTCTGAGAGTGAGGTCATTCCTGATTCCAGAGGCATCCAGAGTCCTCCCTTGAAACAGCCAGCGTGGGAACTTAATAAAGACAGTCTTGAGGAGGACCAAGCAGAAGAAGAACAAATAGAACAG TCTGTACTTTCTTTACAGAAGATCCCTGTGCTTGATGAGAAAAATGAATCTCCATTAAAAGAATCCAGCCAACAACAAGAGTTATgtgaagaaagcaaaataaacaagGCTTTTCCTCAACTGCAACTTACTGGGTTACCTCACCATGAAACGGACCCCAGATTACATTCAGAACACCTGGAGTTAGAAACTGTCACagtaaaaaacccaaaaacaagtAGCCTTCAGGTAGAAAGAGACAGAACACTTCACATCTCAGATCAAAATGTATTAGGAGTGTTATCTGCTTTCACTGACAACTATATACCTGGCTTTGGTGAAGAAATACCAAATAGAAACCTCGGATACCAAAGACAGACATCTGTTAATGGTGTGACTAAGTGTCCAGTACAGCCATGCAGATCACGCATGGACCCCTTGTTTACGGCACCACGTATGCTTTTGTATAGTACGGATCTTTCTCCTGTTGTGACTCTTAGGGACTCCCGTGGCACTAGGCATACCTCCTGGACAGAACCTGAAAACCAAGATAGCAAAAATAGCCTGATCAAAGCTCTGATACCAGTCCAGGCAAGGGTATGTGGCCGTTTAACTCATgggaataaatacataaattaa
- the LOC120532174 gene encoding uncharacterized protein LOC120532174 isoform X2 produces the protein MMKKQQSCKQMKSHIGSMKPPESTYSAKKSTLTINNHKVLDNKNTSESEVIPDSRGIQSPPLKQPAWELNKDSLEEDQAEEEQIEQKIPVLDEKNESPLKESSQQQELCEESKINKAFPQLQLTGLPHHETDPRLHSEHLELETVTVKNPKTSSLQVERDRTLHISDQNVLGVLSAFTDNYIPGFGEEIPNRNLGYQRQTSVNGVTKCPVQPCRSRMDPLFTAPRMLLYSTDLSPVVTLRDSRGTRHTSWTEPENQDSKNSLIKALIPVQARVCGRLTHGNKYIN, from the exons atgatgaaaaaacaacaaagttgtAAACAGATGAAATCCCATATTGGATCAATGAAGCCTCCAGAAAGCACATATTCAGCAAAAAAAAGCACTTTGACCATCAATAACCATAAAGTTTTGGACAATAAAAATACTTCTGAGAGTGAGGTCATTCCTGATTCCAGAGGCATCCAGAGTCCTCCCTTGAAACAGCCAGCGTGGGAACTTAATAAAGACAGTCTTGAGGAGGACCAAGCAGAAGAAGAACAAATAGAACAG AAGATCCCTGTGCTTGATGAGAAAAATGAATCTCCATTAAAAGAATCCAGCCAACAACAAGAGTTATgtgaagaaagcaaaataaacaagGCTTTTCCTCAACTGCAACTTACTGGGTTACCTCACCATGAAACGGACCCCAGATTACATTCAGAACACCTGGAGTTAGAAACTGTCACagtaaaaaacccaaaaacaagtAGCCTTCAGGTAGAAAGAGACAGAACACTTCACATCTCAGATCAAAATGTATTAGGAGTGTTATCTGCTTTCACTGACAACTATATACCTGGCTTTGGTGAAGAAATACCAAATAGAAACCTCGGATACCAAAGACAGACATCTGTTAATGGTGTGACTAAGTGTCCAGTACAGCCATGCAGATCACGCATGGACCCCTTGTTTACGGCACCACGTATGCTTTTGTATAGTACGGATCTTTCTCCTGTTGTGACTCTTAGGGACTCCCGTGGCACTAGGCATACCTCCTGGACAGAACCTGAAAACCAAGATAGCAAAAATAGCCTGATCAAAGCTCTGATACCAGTCCAGGCAAGGGTATGTGGCCGTTTAACTCATgggaataaatacataaattaa